A part of Plasmodium coatneyi strain Hackeri chromosome 8, complete sequence genomic DNA contains:
- a CDS encoding Glycerol-3-phosphate dehydrogenase, whose translation MLRKAIAASGGLGIIGAGGVYLLKENFHKNMIDGDVAYKYSPVKSRNEMISRLKKNQYDVLIIGGGATGAGLALDCATRGIKCALIDKGDFSSGTSSKSTKLLHGGIRYLENAVKNFDLTELYFVWEALGERAHAMKIAPFMSRSVPIIMPIYKYWQVPYFAYNIKVYDLLADLVCYFDKGVPNSSYIRHSNTVDSYPLLKKEQLKGSLVYYDGQHNDSRMNLNLILTSTMENYVPGQVGSTVCNYMEVVGFIKDDDGKKITGVRAVDRISNEEIEIFANVIVNATGPHGDVVRKLADETATPVIQTSSGCHFILPKWYSSKNNGMIIPKTSDGRVLFLLPWENATIVGTTDEQRQLEENPQIPKKDTDFLASELSKYINVDAEEIKNDIKAAWCGFRPLVMDTKGRKKKSANKDTLKGQSATNNETVTTHKISRSHEIIEDDNGLISILGGKWTIYRKMAQDTLDYIANKHSDKVKTKYNCRTKFLMLLGSHDEQGKHNLDDLTYGSSKLSKKLVQKYSQIDYDVANHLVSDYGYLAEKVCELATELNLFNKIDASKPYIEAEVVYASRYEFASTISDIIGRRFRLGFVDSAVSGKVISKIGELMKDELKWNREQMNKNIQDAQLYVRSLSLE comes from the coding sequence ATGCTGAGGAAGGCCATCGCCGCGTCAGGCGGGTTGGGAATTATCGGTGCGGGGGGGGTGTACCTGCTGAAGGAGAATTTTCACAAGAATATGATTGACGGTGATGTGGCGTATAAGTACAGCCCGGTGAAGAGTCGCAATGAAATGATTAGCCGTTTGAAAAAGAACCAATATGACGTACTAATAATAGGGGGAGGTGCCACTGGGGCAGGACTAGCCCTAGATTGCGCCACAAGGGGAATCAAATGTGCCCTAATAGATAAAGGTGACTTTTCCAGTGGCACGTCCTCAAAGTCAACGAAGCTTCTACATGGAGGTATACGTTACCTAGAAAATgcagtaaaaaattttgacctCACGGAGTTATATTTCGTATGGGAGGCATTAGGAGAAAGAGCTCATGCGATGAAGATTGCTCCATTCATGTCTAGGTCAGTACCAATTATTATGccaatttataaatattggCAAGTGCCTTACTTTGCATACAATATAAAGGTGTACGATCTGTTGGCCGATTTGGTGTGTTACTTCGATAAGGGGGTTCCTAACTCAAGTTATATACGACACTCCAACACGGTCGATAGTTACCCCCTcctgaagaaggaacaactgAAAGGATCACTAGTGTATTACGATGGGCAGCATAATGATAGCCGCATGAATCTGAACCTTATTCTCACCAGTACGATGGAAAATTATGTGCCCGGGCAAGTGGGATCCACTGTCTGCAACTATATGGAAGTGGTGGGTTTCATAAAGGATGACGATGGGAAGAAGATAACTGGCGTGAGAGCAGTGGACAGAATTAGCAACgaagaaatagaaatatTTGCCAACGTTATTGTGAACGCTACAGGACCTCATGGAGATGTGGTCAGAAAGCTCGCAGATGAAACAGCCACTCCAGTTATACAGACGTCATCAGGTTGTCACTTCATCCTCCCGAAGTGGTACTCCTCgaaaaataatggaatgaTCATACCGAAGACTAGCGATGGAAGAGTCCTCTTCCTGTTACCATGGGAAAATGCCACCATCGTTGGGACGACGGATGAACAGAGACAACTTGAGGAGAACCCACAGATTCCGAAAAAAGACACCGACTTTTTGGCTAGCGAATTGTCTAAATATATTAACGTAGATGCGGAAGAAATTAAGAATGACATCAAAGCGGCTTGGTGTGGGTTCAGACCCTTAGTTATGGATAccaaggggaggaaaaaaaaaagcgccaATAAGGACACCCTAAAAGGTCAATCTGCAACGAACAATGAAACTGTAACCACGCACAAGATATCGAGAAGCCATGAAATTATAGAAGACGATAATGGGCTTATTAGCATTTTAGGAGGGAAGTGGACCATATATAGGAAGATGGCCCAGGATACCCTCGACTACATAGCGAACAAGCACTCTGATAAGGTTAAAACAAAGTACAACTGTAGGACCAAATTTCTGATGCTTCTTGGTAGTCACGACGAGCAAGGAAAACACAACTTAGACGACCTAACCTATGGTAGTAGTAAATTGAGTAAAAAGCTAGTCCAAAAATACAGCCAAATAGATTATGACGTTGCTAATCATCTGGTGTCCGATTATGGATACCTAGCAGAGAAGGTCTGTGAACTAGCCACCGAATTGAATTTGTTTAACAAAATAGATGCGTCCAAACCGTACATCGAAGCGGAAGTGGTCTATGCCAGTAGGTATGAATTCGCCTCCACCATTTCGGACATTATTGGCAGACGGTTCCGACTGGGGTTTGTGGATTCCGCGGTGTCTGGTAAGGTCATCTCCAAAATTGGCGAACTTATGAAGGACGAGTTGAAATGGAACCGcgaacaaatgaacaaaaacatCCAGGACGCCCAGCTCTACGTCCGATCGCTCTCCCTGGAGTGA
- a CDS encoding 40S ribosomal protein S23: MGSGKPSGLRAARKLRIRRRTQRWADKGYKKSHLGTRWKSNPFRGSSHAKGIVVEKVAIEAKQPNSAYRKCVRVQLIKNGKKITAFVPGDGCLNFIDENDEVLVSGFGRSGHSVGDLPGVKFKVVKVARVSLLALFKEKKEKPRS, from the exons ATGGGATCAG GCAAACCAAGTGGACTGAGGGCAGCGCGAAAACTGCgcataagaagaagaacccAGAGATGGGCTGATAAGGGATACAAGAAATCCCACTTGGGAACCCGATGGAAGTCCAACCCCTTTAGAGGAAGTTCCCATGCCAAGGGAATCGTCGTCGAGAAGGTTGCCATTGAGGCTAAGCAG CCCAACTCCGCTTATCGAAAGTGTGTCCGTGTGCAGTtgattaaaaatggaaagaaaatcACGGCTTTCGTTCCTGGAGACGGTTGCTTAAATTTTATCGACGAAAACGACGAAGTGTTAGTCTCAGGATTTGGACGAAGTGGTCACTCTGTTGGTGACTTGCCCGGAGTCAAATTCAAGGTGGTCAAAGTAGCTCGTGTTTCCCTACTAGCCCTGtttaaagagaagaaggagaagccaAGATCATAG
- a CDS encoding Glutaredoxin 3, with product MACNNEGVKKFVQKIIDENVIAVFAKTECPYCIKAISILKGYNVGNMHVETIEKNPNMADIQAYLKDLTGKSSVPRIFINKEIVGGCDDLVKENEEGKLQERLKKLGLLS from the exons ATGGCGTGCAACAACGAAGGAGTCAAAAAATTTGTGCAGAAAATTATAGACGAAAATGTCATTGCCGTGTTTGCGAAAAC GGAATGCCCGTACTGCATTAAGGCCATCTCCATTTTGAAAGGATATAACGTGGGCAATATG CATGTAGAAACAATCGAGAAGAACCCCAACATGGCGGACATCCAAGCCTACTTGAAAGACCTGACAG GAAAGAGCTCCGTGCCGCGGATATTCATCAATAAGGAGATTGTCGGCGGGTGTGACGACTTG GTGAAGGAGAACGAAGAGGGAAAGCTCCAGGAGCGCCTGAAGAAACTGGGTCTTCTCAGTTAA
- a CDS encoding 60S ribosomal protein L7, with product MADRYEEEKKDAGKNMMSLRKKKLMKYLQMKEKNQKKMKAQKLINKKKRTELRLRTLRYEKEYEEERKKIVQLKREARKNNCFYREAEKKVVFVIRLKGVNKLSPKVRSVFRLLRLLQIHNGVFVKVNKATKEMLKIVEPFVTYGYPTISTIRKLVYKRGYIKVGKVRRYARKKIQDNNEISKHLGKYNVHGVEDMIYQLYTCGPAFKKVNNFLWAFKLKPPKKGFKAKRHAFNEPRPGDWGNRESHINELIKRMI from the exons ATGGCG GATAGGTacgaggaagagaaaaaagatgCTGGGAAGAATATGATGAGcttgaggaagaagaagctgaTGAAGTACCTCCagatgaaggagaagaatcAGAAAAAGATGAAGGCACAGAAACTG ATCAACAAGAAGAAGCGAACCGAACTGCGACTACGCACACTGCGCTACGAGAAGGAGTACGAAGAGGAACGGAAGAAAATCGTGCAACTTAAAAGAGAGGCAAGGAAAAACAACTGCTTCTACAGAGAGGCGGAAAAGAAAGTCGTTTTTGTGATCAGACTAAAGGGAGTGAATAAACTGTCCCCAAAGGTGCGAAGCGTCTTTCGTCTTCTAAGGTTGCTTCAAATACATAACGGAGTTTTCGTGAAGGTGAACAAGGCCACCAAGGAAATGCTAAAAATTGTGGAACCATTCGTTACCTATGGATACCCAACCATTTCTACCATAAGGAAGTTAGTTTACAAAAGAGGTTACATTAAAGTCGGAAAAGTGAGAAGATAtgccaggaaaaaaattcaggacAACAATGAGATTTCGAAGCACCTGGGTAAGTATAATGTGCATGGAGTTGAAGACATGATTTACCAACTTTACACTTGCGGGCccgcttttaaaaaagtgaataattTTCTGTGGGCCTTTAAGCTGAAGCCCCCCAAGAAGGGATTCAAGGCCAAGCGACACGCCTTCAATGAGCCCAGACCAGGTGATTGGGGAAACAGGGAAAGCCACATAAATGAGTTAATCAAGCGAATGATCTAA
- a CDS encoding ATP-dependent Clp protease proteolytic subunit: protein MVCLFSLLLFTLLRNNKTHAKRNTHRLSAAPFIQFPGGGVPQGKARHKWVGRGSGVYGRCRRTRGVSSNSLPESIEDEQENAAWGEESASDSAPDGAADGMAPSDPSAKGMKSVKNGELCMDAATGVGGFLGGEGTRLEELSPKGKPIQKRSIRSSRRMSKRYRRREGLFPRVDDIKDMKKDLKLFFFKKRIIYLTEEINKKTTDEMISQLLYLDSINNDDIKIYINSPGGSINEGLAILDIFNYIKSDIQTISFGLVASMASVILASGKKGKRKSLPNCRIMIHQPLGNAFGHPQDIEIQTKEILYLKKLLYNYLSTFTNQTTETIEKDSDRDHYMNALEAKKYGIIDEVIETKLPHPYFDEAVRESSSG, encoded by the coding sequence ATGGTATGTTTATTTTCGCTGCTACTTTTCACCCTACTGAGAAATAACAAAACGCAtgcaaaaaggaatacaCACAGGTTGAGCGCGGCGCCGTTCATACAGTTCCCGGGTGGAGGAGTTCCCCAAGGGAAGGCAAGGCATAAGTGGGTAGGTAGGGGAAGCGGTGTATACGGTCGCTGCAGGAGGACGAGGGGGGTGTCCTCCAATTCGTTGCCGGAGTCGATAGAGGATGAACAGGAAAACGCCGCATGGGGGGAGGAGAGCGCATCAGATAGTGCACCAGATGGGGCGGCAGATGGGATGGCCCCAAGTGACCCCTCAGCGAAGGGAATGAAAAGTGTTAAGAATGGTGAGTTGTGCATGGATGCTGCCACAGGTGTGGGTGGTTTCCTCGGAGGGGAGGGAACCCGTTTAGAAGAGCTTTCCCCCAAAGGAAAACCAATCCAGAAAAGGAGCATCCGAAGCAGCAGACGAATGAGCAAACGGTACAGGAGAAGGGAGGGGCTGTTTCCCCGAGTGGACGACATCAAAGATATGAAGAAGGACCTGAAGCtattctttttcaaaaaaagaataatctACCTGAcggaggaaataaataaaaaaacgacCGACGAGATGATCAGTCAGTTGTTATACTTGGATAGCATCAACAACGACgacataaaaatttacataaaTTCCCCAGGGGGGTCCATAAATGAGGGACTAGCCATTTTGGACATTTTCAATTACATCAAGTCAGACATACAGACAATATCTTTTGGCCTAGTGGCATCTATGGCTTCTGTAATTTTAGCTAgtgggaaaaagggaaagagaaaatcCCTGCCCAACTGCAGAATCATGATCCATCAACCTCTGGGCAATGCATTTGGGCACCCACAGGATATAGAAATACAGACGAAGGAGATTCTTTACCTGAAGAAGCTGCTGTATAATTACTTGTCCACTTTTACTAACCAGACAACTGAGACGATTGAAAAGGACTCAGACAGGGATCACTACATGAATGCGCTGGAGGCGAAGAAGTACGGAATTATTGATGAGGTGATTGAAACGAAGCTGCCACACCCATATTTTGACGAAGCGGTCAGGGAGTCAAGCAGTGGCTGA
- a CDS encoding 40S ribosomal protein S12, producing MSDVESVENNVVVEEKTVFDHTTAIQKVLKNALVHDGLKIGIREVIKSIESKEAKACFLSDVCSEPAYKKLITALCTEKNIPLFMVENDSKDLGQWVGLFKLDKEGNARKIIGASSVSIIDFGEESPEKDYLMQQNQQPAVAA from the exons ATGAGCGACGTCGAAAGTGTTGAAAACAACGTAGTCGTGGAGGAGAAAACAGTTTTCGATCACACCACGGCCATACAGAAG GTTTTGAAGAACGCCCTGGTGCACGATGGGCTGAAAATAGGAATCAGAGAAGTCATTAAGTCGATTGAGTCGAAGGAGGCCAAGGCATGCTTCTTGTCCGACGTATGTTCCGAGCCagcatacaaaaaattaatcacaGCTTTGTGTACAGAGAAGaacatccccctttttatggTCGAAAATGATAGCAAGGATTTAGGTCAGTGGGTTGGCTTGTTCAAATTAgacaaggaaggaaatgctAGAAAGATTATTGGAGCGAGTTCCGTTTCGATTATTGACTTTGGGGAAGAATCACCTGAGAAAGATTATTTAATGCAACAGAACCAGCAGCCCGCCGTAGCTGCTTAA
- a CDS encoding T-complex protein 1: protein MNTIVPDVLKQGAQEDKGEIARLQYFVGAIAVGDLVKSTLGPRGLDKILTPLNIEGARSHQHTVTNDGATILKSVWLDNPVSKILVDVSMQQDNKCGDGTTGVVVLAAEMLRNAEILIENKIHPQIICDGFRMALQAARDALEKSCFSHDMNSEQFKEDMLKIARTTLSSKLLTHEKEHFSQLAVNAILRIKENLNLDLIQIIKKTGGTIKDSYLEEGFILEKRIGINQPKSLTKCNVMIANTPMDTDKVKIYGTKVNVNSFEDIQDLENEEKLKMKKKVENIIAHGCNVFINRQLIYNYPEQIFRENNVMTIEHSDFDGMERLASCLGAEIASTFEKDLNIKLGYCDKIEEVIIGEDKLIRFSGCKKNGACTIILRGASSHILEESERSLHDALAVLAETMKDNRVVLGAGCTEMLMSNAVDNLARTVEGKRSLAIEAFAKALRQIPTYILDNGGFDSSEIVSKIRAQHTKGNVYAGIDINTGDVGNVMELGIYESYNSKLSQLTSATEAVEMILRVDDIIKCAPRKRGGV, encoded by the coding sequence ATGAATACGATCGTGCCAGACGTATTGAAGCAGGGTGCGCAGgaggacaagggggaaatcGCGAGGCTGCAGTACTTCGTGGGGGCCATCGCGGTGGGAGATTTGGTGAAAAGCACTTTGGGGCCAAGGGGGCTGGACAAGATATTGACCCCCTTGAATATAGAAGGTGCGCGAAGTCACCAACATACAGTAACAAACGACGGAGCAACGATTCTGAAATCAGTATGGTTAGATAATCCAGTGTCGAAAATATTAGTAGACGTTAGCATGCAGCAGGACAACAAATGTGGAGATGGAACTACGGGCGTTGTGGTCCTCGCAGCAGAGATGCTCAGAAACGCAGAAATATtaattgaaaataaaatacaccCTCAGATTATTTGTGATGGATTTCGCATGGCACTTCAGGCAGCAAGAGACGCATTGGAAAAGTCCTGTTTCAGTCATGATATGAACTCGGAACAGTTTAAGGAGGATATGCTAAAAATTGCCAGGACGACACTCTCCTCCAAATTGTTGACCCATGAGAAGGAACATTTCTCCCAATTAGCTGTAAATGCAATCCTACGAATAAAGGAAAACTTAAACTTAGACCTAAttcaaataataaaaaaaactggaGGGACTATTAAGGATTCCTACTTGGAAGAGGGGTTTATATTAGAGAAGAGAATTGGCATAAATCAACCGAAGAGTCTCACCAAATGTAATGTCATGATAGCCAACACACCCATGGATACGGACAAGGTAAAAATTTACGGGACCAAAGTAAACGTTAATAGCTTTGAGGACATACAGGATttggaaaatgaggaaaaattgaagatgaaaaaaaaggtggaaaatattattgCACATGGATGTAATGTTTTTATTAACAGACAGCTAATTTACAATTATCCCGAGCAGATTTTTCGTGAAAATAATGTCATGACAATTGAACACAGTGACTTCGATGGAATGGAAAGATTGGCTAGCTGTTTAGGAGCAGAAATTGCATCCACTTTTGAGAAGGATCTAAATATCAAGTTAGGATATTGTgataaaattgaagaagtAATCATAGGGGAGGATAAATTAATTCGTTTCTCAGGGTGCAAGAAGAATGGAGCGTGTACAATAATTCTTAGGGGAGCCTCTTCACACATTTTGGAGGAAAGTGAAAGGTCTCTGCATGACGCGTTGGCCGTTTTAGCAGAAACGATGAAGGACAATCGGGTCGTCTTAGGAGCCGGGTGCACAGAAATGCTCATGAGTAACGCTGTGGATAATTTAGCCAGAACtgtagaaggaaagagaagctTGGCTATCGAAGCCTTTGCAAAGGCGCTAAGACAAATCCCCACCTACATATTAGATAATGGAGGTTTTGACAGCTCAGAGATTGTTAGCAAAATAAGAGCGCAACATACCAAGGGGAATGTCTACGCGGGTATAGACATAAACACTGGAGATGTGGGCAATGTGATGGAGCTGGGCATTTATGAGTCGTACAATTCGAAGTTATCTCAGTTGACCTCCGCCACGGAGGCCGTCGAGATGATTCTGCGGGTGGATGACATTATTAAATGTGCACCTCGCAAAAGAGGCGGCGTGTAA